The Meiothermus sp. CFH 77666 region CCAGGGGCAACTCAAAACGCTTATCCACCACCACCTGCACAATGCCGCTCCGGTCGCGCAAGAGGGCAAACTGAATACCGCCAAGGTCGCGCTTCCAGTGCAGGAAGCCTTGAAGGGTAACGGTCTGGCCGACATGCTGGGCTACTTCGCTCGCAAGGGTTCTGGGCATGCTCTCTCCTCAAAACGCTGGACGGTGCCTGGGCTCAATAAAAAACCCCCGATACAACGAGGTACCGGGGGTCGAAATCTCGCCCCCTTAAGGATTATTGTCCGTCCGCAACATCCTGACCTGCATATTACGTGCCAAATCTCACTTGGTCAAGCCAGTTTGATATGACGCAGGCTCTGATCATTTGCCTGGGCATTGTCGTTTCAACCCCTCAGCCGGCGACAGCGGTTAACGCCAGAGCTGTTTTATTTGGCAAATGGAGCGCCAAACTAGCCGGCGCTGTCGCCACCCTCTCCCGCAATGGGAGAGGGAAAGGGGAAAACGATGTAAGCCTGGATAGGTACACTGGTTACACAACCTGAAATGAGTCGTTTCGCAGCCCACGACCTCTGCTGGGTGAGGGGTTCGCCCCAGGGGAAGGATACGGGTGAACCTTCCGTACCTTCTTTGCTTGAGCGTTTTGCATACCGTAGTGGATGCAGGTAGGGGGCAGATGTAGCAAACCTGCAACCTACCTCCCACTGCCGACCCCAAATCATGCGTCGCTGAAAGTTGGTTACACGCCTAATGTTCGTGCAGCTCAGACCTTGCGCAAAAGTTGCAAGATTTCCCGGCCATACTTTCCAGCTTTGGCCTTGCCAAACCCCTTGATCTGCCCCAGCTCTTCTGGGCTTTGCGGGTTGCTCTCCAGGATGGCCTCTAGCTCGGCATTGGTGGCAATCACGTAGGGTGGAACGCCCTCTTCCTTGGCTTTCTGGCTCCGCCATTTGCGGAGCGCTTCAAAGGCCGGGCTGCTGGGGGCTTCGGCAGGTTTGGGTGGTGGGGTGGGCTCTGGATGGGCGGCTGCCCTGGCATCGCCCTCGTAGAACACCAGCACGCTCCAAAAGGGCGCATCGCCCGCAACCAGGCTGCTGGATACCTGGATGGGCATGACCTGGGCCAAAAACCGGTTGAGTTTTTCGAGGTCTTTGGCATTCTCTAACCGAAGCGTAAAGGTCTGGCACTGCATGGTTTCAGTTTACCGCCCATTCCAGATGCCCTGGACATCTTCGGATCAGAACCCGAAACAAGCCTGGGCATTCTGGTCGGTAATGGTTTCCATAGCCGGGGTTTCCATGCCGCGAATCTCGGCCAGCCTGGCCAGGGTAAAGCGGGCCAGGGCCGGGTGGTTGCGCTGGCCGCGATGCGGTTCTGGGGGCAGGAAAGGGGCGTCGGTCTCGATAAGCAGACGGTTCAGGGGAATCTCTTGGGCGGCCTCGCGCAAGGCGGTGTTCTTCTTGTAGGTTAGTGGCCCGGCAAAGCCAAAGTAG contains the following coding sequences:
- a CDS encoding HRDC domain-containing protein, coding for MQCQTFTLRLENAKDLEKLNRFLAQVMPIQVSSSLVAGDAPFWSVLVFYEGDARAAAHPEPTPPPKPAEAPSSPAFEALRKWRSQKAKEEGVPPYVIATNAELEAILESNPQSPEELGQIKGFGKAKAGKYGREILQLLRKV